A window of the Miscanthus floridulus cultivar M001 chromosome 14, ASM1932011v1, whole genome shotgun sequence genome harbors these coding sequences:
- the LOC136505875 gene encoding myb-related protein MYBAS2-like has product MVTVREEMRKGPWTEQEDMQLVCTVRLLGGRRWDSIAQVSGLNRTGKSYRMRWVNYLHPGLKQGRLSTQEERLVIELRAHWGNSWSRIARRLPGRTDNDIKNYWKTRMRTKAQEREMNTSPSSSSFSLT; this is encoded by the exons ATGGTGACAGTGAGGGAGGAGATGCGCAAGGGGCCATGGACAGAGCAGGAGGACATGCAACTGGTATGTACTGtccgccttcttggtggccgccGCTGGGACTCCATTGCCCAGGTCTCAG GCCTCAACCGGACAGGCAAGAGCTACCGCATGCGGTGGGTGAACTACCTCCACCCGGGCCTGAAGCAGGGACGCTTGTCGACGCAGGAGGAGCGCCTTGTCATTGAGCTCCGTGCTCACTGGGGTAACAG TTGGTCTAGGATAGCCCGGAGGCTGCCGGGCCGCACCGACAACGACATCAAGAACTACTGGAAGACACGCATGAGAACGAAAGCACAGGAGAGGGAGATGAACACGTCACCTTCGTCCTCATCCTTCTCACTGACGTAG
- the LOC136503946 gene encoding uncharacterized protein: protein MAWGASPVGLLVRVEVLVTVTCGLLATLVFLGSGRRNSRSPAFRFVVWLALMMSYPAVSYTIGLMQSGSFRNDLVVVWACFLLGCADGISACSVDGSDQQARTFLNQAAQVVYVLLLLLSYMSSLQLQLKILLLLLWLLNVAKLGMRLQSLVSAGRDRTLFADNWLISKYMAQREHVRESTWDFDPGTMKGYKYVVTGEKNAQDGMGAYNLEVTDDLVTVERVWQCEGRLMSNGRLKDLCLSFALFKLLRRRLSGSPIDERDDIRTLVFVRRGLAGGDLCDDHERMYRVIEVELGFLFDFFYARYPSPKQTLVPETATFAAAVALSLSTLLSLPFRRYHHHDHRRSNTTAGGFIATGLDIWLARLVIVLFLILELFQYLSLVLSDWHKVKMTCRYVRKLPWHGHPVVEMVLWLMSRATLTSRYWSNSVGQYSLLHACFQNQIRSSSLVRMPLHRWLPKVVVEARRVTRRSLPVSVKRAIHALLRSEWLSNIKYGDRTLQRNDLLQDLDWATSRYAHGGAIGSILIWHIATTVCAAQRLSSKRAAAGGTYRARPVAGGGGSLGADSGHEVATTLSSYCAYLLFQAPELVTDEIFDERLLMEALHRRIQQCIQGCRTMDEMFQKLSGFKQPDDSEESAYEQVILADGIRLSQQIQEKMQDELLLWTVLAEMWVELLLTVTPSDDVTGHVKRLATGGELITHLWALLTHGGVIDKPKKPYYGKGS from the coding sequence ATGGCATGGGGAGCTAGCCCGGTGGGCCTCCTCGTCCGCGTGGAGGTGCTGGTGACGGTCACTTGCGGCCTTCTGGCCACCCTCGTCTTCCTCGGCTCCGGTCGCCGCAACAGCCGCAGCCCCGCCTTCCGGTTCGTGGTCTGGCTGGCGCTGATGATGAGCTACCCGGCGGTCTCCTACACGATCGGCCTGATGCAGTCGGGCTCCTTCCGCAACGACCTCGTGGTCGTGTGGGCCTGCTTCCTGCTCGGCTGCGCCGACGGCATCTCCGCGTGCAGCGTGGACGGCTCCGACCAGCAGGCCCGCACCTTCCTCAACCAGGCCGCTCAGGTCGTctacgtcctcctcctcctgctctccTACATGAGCTCCCTGCAGCTGCAGTTGAagatcctgctgctgctgctctggctgCTCAACGTCGCCAAGCTCGGGATGCGCCTGCAGAGCCTCGTGTCGGCTGGTCGGGACCGCACCCTCTTCGCCGACAACTGGCTCATCTCCAAGTACATGGCCCAGCGAGAGCACGTGAGGGAGAGCACCTGGGACTTCGACCCGGGCACCATGAAGGGCTACAAGTACGTTGTCACCGGCGAGAAGAATGCGCAGGACGGCATGGGGGCGTACAACCTCGAGGTCACCGATGACCTTGTCACGGTCGAGAGAGTGTGGCAGTGCGAGGGGAGGCTAATGAGCAATGGCAGGCTTAAGGACCTGTGCCTCTCGTTCGCCCTGTTCAAGCTGCTCCGGCGACGCCTCAGCGGGAGCCCGATCGACGAGCGCGACGACATCCGTACCCTCGTGTTTGTCCGGAGGGGCCTCGCCGGCGGAGATCTATGCGACGACCATGAGAGGATGTACCGGGTGATCGAGGTGGAGTTGGGATTCCTCTTCGACTTCTTCTACGCAAGGTACCCCTCGCCGAAGCAGACTCTAGTGCCGGAGACAGCCACGTTCGCGGCGGCCGTGGCGCTGAGCCTGTCCACTCTCCTCTCCTTGCCGTTTCGGCGCtatcaccatcatgaccaccgccGGAGCAACACTACTGCCGGCGGCTTCATCGCAACAGGCCTTGACATCTGGTTGGCTAGGCTGGTGATAGTCCTGTTCCTCATCCTGGAGCTGTTCCAGTACCTGTCGCTGGTGCTGTCGGACTGGCACAAGGTCAAGATGACATGCCGGTATGTACGCAAGCTGCCGTGGCATGGGCACCCCGTCGTGGAGATGGTTCTGTGGCTCATGTCCCGCGCTACTCTGACATCAAGGTACTGGAGCAACTCGGTGGGGCAGTACTCCCTCCTCCACGCCTGCTTCCAGAACCAGATTAGGTCCAGCAGCCTTGTGCGCATGCCACTCCACAGATGGCTACCAAAGGTCGTCGTCGAAGCAAGGAGGGTGACACGGCGGAGCCTGCCTGTGTCAGTGAAGCGGGCAATCCACGCATTGCTCCGGTCGGAATGGCTGTCAAACATAAAGTACGGAGACCGGACGCTGCAAAGGAACGACTTGCTACAGGACCTGGACTGGGCCACCTCGAGGTATGCGCACGGTGGTGCCATTGGCAGCATCCTCATCTGGCACATCGCAACCACAGTTTGCGCCGCCCAGCGGCTGTCGTCTAAACGGGCGGCGGCTGGTGGTACCTACAGAGCACGGCCGGttgctggcggcggcggcagtctcGGCGCCGACAGTGGACACGAGGTGGCCACCACGCTGTCCAGCTACTGTGCCTACCTGCTCTTCCAAGCGCCCGAGCTGGTGACCGACGAGATCTTCGACGAACGCTTGCTGATGGAAGCCCTGCACCGTCGAATACAGCAATGCATCCAAGGCTGCCGCACCATGGATGAGATGTTCCAGAAGCTGTCAGGGTTCAAACAACCTGATGACAGTGAGGAGAGCGCGTACGAACAAGTCATCCTAGCCGATGGCATAAGGCTGAGCCAACAAATCCAAGAGAAGATGCAAGACGAGCTCCTGCTGTGGACTGTGCTTGCCGAGATGTGGGTGGAACTGCTGCTGACGGTTACACCGTCGGATGACGTGACAGGCCACGTCAAGAGGCTTGCCACCGGCGGGGAGCTCATCACACACCTCTGGGCTTTGCTGACGCACGGAGGAGTGATCGACAAGCCAAAAAAACCTTACTATGGTAAAGGTTCGTGA